A section of the Bryobacteraceae bacterium genome encodes:
- a CDS encoding ABC transporter ATP-binding protein → MSLISFQGVSKSYPIYASPRDRLKELLTFNRRRYHEDFWALKDITFEVERGETFCIVGENGSGKSTLLQIVAGILAPTEGKVDVRGRVSALLELGSGFNPEFTGRDNVYLNAAILGFSTAEIDRMFPEIEAFAEIGSFIDQPVKTYSSGMLVRLAFAVAIHTEPEILIVDEALAVGDIYFRQRCMRKVHELRSRGITILFVSHAVGDVKALGDRTMWLDGGRIRALGDTDLVVARYLAAMAEKDTAYLRLHQRQAPMRDQAVHAPEIVTEIPNIDHRYGDGRAEVLGIAILDEYGRRLALLQPGETIVVRISVKARDHLAQPNVGFMFRNHLGIDFAGTNTTREGHPLPPMIPGDIYTVDFHVQLPVLYPASFSFSPAIADGDLVSYRMCDWIDNAVTLQMGHAEGPVYGYMHLPCKVEVNGRLVRPAPEEAPRA, encoded by the coding sequence GTGAGCCTCATCTCGTTCCAGGGCGTCTCCAAGAGCTACCCGATCTATGCCTCGCCCCGCGACCGTCTGAAGGAGCTCCTCACCTTCAACCGCCGCCGCTACCACGAGGACTTCTGGGCGCTCAAGGACATCACCTTCGAGGTCGAGCGCGGCGAAACCTTCTGCATCGTCGGCGAGAACGGCTCCGGCAAGAGCACGCTGCTACAGATCGTCGCCGGCATCCTCGCGCCGACGGAAGGGAAAGTCGACGTGCGCGGGCGCGTCTCGGCGCTGCTCGAGCTCGGGTCCGGTTTCAATCCGGAGTTTACCGGGCGCGACAACGTGTATCTGAATGCGGCGATCCTCGGCTTCTCCACCGCCGAGATCGACCGGATGTTTCCCGAAATCGAGGCGTTCGCTGAGATCGGCAGCTTCATTGACCAGCCGGTGAAGACCTACTCAAGCGGCATGCTCGTCAGGCTGGCCTTCGCCGTGGCCATCCACACCGAGCCCGAGATCCTGATCGTGGACGAGGCGCTCGCGGTCGGCGACATCTATTTCCGCCAGCGCTGCATGCGCAAGGTGCACGAGCTGCGCAGCCGCGGCATTACCATCCTGTTCGTCTCGCACGCCGTCGGCGACGTCAAGGCGCTGGGCGACCGCACGATGTGGCTGGACGGCGGGCGGATCCGCGCCCTTGGCGACACCGACCTCGTCGTCGCCCGGTACCTGGCGGCGATGGCCGAAAAAGACACCGCCTATCTCCGCCTGCATCAGCGGCAGGCGCCAATGCGCGACCAGGCCGTCCATGCGCCGGAGATCGTCACCGAAATTCCCAACATCGACCACCGTTACGGCGACGGCCGCGCCGAAGTGCTGGGCATCGCCATCCTGGACGAATACGGGCGCCGCCTGGCCCTGCTCCAGCCCGGCGAGACCATCGTCGTGCGCATCTCGGTGAAGGCGCGCGACCACCTGGCGCAACCCAACGTCGGTTTCATGTTCCGCAACCATCTCGGCATCGACTTCGCCGGAACCAACACCACGCGCGAAGGTCATCCGCTGCCGCCGATGATCCCGGGCGACATCTACACCGTCGACTTCCACGTGCAACTGCCGGTACTGTATCCGGCCTCGTTCTCCTTCTCGCCGGCCATCGCCGACGGCGACCTCGTCAGCTATCGCATGTGCGACTGGATCGACAACGCGGTCACGCTCCAGATGGGCCACGCCGAAGGGCCCGTCTACGGCTACATGCACCTGCCCTGCAAAGTGGAAGTCAACGGCCGGCTCGTGAGGCCCGCCCCCGAGGAGGCGCCCCGTGCCTGA
- a CDS encoding HDIG domain-containing protein, translated as MTREQAWQIVCEFIQNEALRRHCLAVEACVSAYARKFAEEGHDVDAELWAVTALLHDFDWEIHPQAPDHPVKGELILRERGVPDVIRRAILSHASYTGVPRESLLEKTLFACDELAGFLTAVSYVKPTRSIHEVDVRSVRKKLKDKAFARAVNRDEIMQGAAELGVDLDAHIDFCIRAMQARAAELGLEGSWGAQAAAADPAAQPES; from the coding sequence ATGACGCGCGAACAGGCCTGGCAGATTGTCTGCGAATTCATCCAGAACGAGGCGCTGCGGCGGCACTGCCTGGCCGTCGAGGCCTGTGTTTCGGCTTATGCCCGCAAGTTTGCCGAGGAAGGACACGACGTGGACGCCGAGCTGTGGGCGGTGACGGCACTGCTGCACGACTTCGACTGGGAGATCCACCCGCAGGCGCCCGACCATCCGGTGAAGGGCGAGCTGATCCTGCGGGAGCGGGGCGTGCCCGATGTGATCCGGCGCGCGATTCTATCGCATGCCTCGTATACGGGCGTGCCGCGCGAGTCGCTGCTTGAAAAGACGCTGTTCGCCTGCGACGAGCTGGCCGGGTTCCTGACGGCGGTGAGCTATGTGAAGCCGACGCGTTCGATCCACGAGGTGGACGTGCGCAGCGTGCGCAAGAAGCTCAAGGACAAGGCATTCGCGCGCGCGGTGAACCGCGACGAGATCATGCAGGGCGCGGCCGAGCTGGGCGTGGATCTCGACGCCCACATCGACTTCTGCATCCGCGCGATGCAGGCGCGCGCCGCCGAGCTGGGCCTTGAGGGATCCTGGGGAGCGCAGGCCGCGGCGGCCGACCCGGCGGCGCAGCCGGAGAGCTGA
- a CDS encoding MOSC domain-containing protein → MRGTILAVCVSPGGLPKLDVRAARVTAAGLEGDGHNHPHIHGGPDKALLLIARESLEQLRQQGFPVAPGVLGENLTTQGLNFGQLAPGMRFRAGEALIELTRLRRPCAQLEPLNGGRAGRIQQRLTEAPHLAGWYARVLLGGWIRAGDIIELTEMAV, encoded by the coding sequence ATGCGAGGCACGATCCTGGCCGTCTGCGTCTCCCCCGGCGGGCTGCCCAAGCTGGACGTGCGCGCCGCGCGCGTCACCGCCGCGGGCCTCGAAGGCGACGGCCACAACCATCCGCACATCCACGGCGGCCCGGACAAGGCGCTGCTGCTCATCGCCCGCGAATCGCTGGAACAGTTGCGCCAGCAGGGTTTCCCCGTCGCCCCCGGCGTGCTGGGCGAAAACCTCACCACACAGGGGCTCAACTTCGGTCAGCTCGCCCCAGGCATGCGCTTCCGCGCCGGCGAGGCGCTGATCGAACTCACCCGCCTGCGCCGCCCCTGCGCCCAGCTCGAGCCGCTCAACGGCGGCCGCGCAGGCCGCATCCAGCAGCGGCTCACCGAAGCCCCGCACCTGGCCGGCTGGTATGCCCGCGTGCTCCTTGGCGGCTGGATCCGCGCCGGGGATATCATCGAGCTGACGGAAATGGCCGTCTGA
- the glnA gene encoding glutamine synthetase — protein MTPREVIEFARAHGARQVDIRFTDLPGLAHHISYPISQLTESSFEEGFGIDGSSIRGWAAINESDMLLIPDPATAYMDPFFDVPTLCMVGDIQDPITRQRYDRDPRWIARKAELYLLQTGLADTAYFGAEAEFFIFDNIRFDQNAQSGFYFIDAEEGRWNSAREQNNLGYRPRYKEGYFPLPPTDHYQNLRAEMAECLQSVGLEVECHHHEVATGGQAEIDIRYDTIVRSADNMMLFKYVVRNVAYRRNKTVTFMPKPLFGDNGSGMHCHQSLWKNGQPLFAGDGYAGLSQLALWYIGGLLHHARALSAIIAPTTNSYKRLVPGYEAPVNLAYSRRNRSAAIRIPMYSPSPKARRIEFRPPDPSANPYLAFAAMLMAGLDGILNRIDPGEPLDKDIYDLSPEELRGVPAMPASLDEALQCLEQDHEFLLKGDVFTEELIETWINYKQKNEADAVRLRPHPYEFALYYDI, from the coding sequence ATGACACCCAGAGAAGTGATCGAATTCGCCCGCGCCCACGGCGCCCGTCAGGTGGACATCCGCTTCACGGACCTGCCCGGCCTGGCCCATCACATCTCCTACCCGATCTCACAGCTCACCGAGTCCAGCTTCGAAGAAGGCTTCGGCATTGACGGATCCAGCATCCGCGGCTGGGCGGCCATCAACGAGAGCGACATGCTCCTGATCCCCGACCCCGCCACCGCCTACATGGATCCCTTCTTCGACGTGCCCACCCTGTGCATGGTCGGCGACATCCAGGATCCCATCACGCGGCAGCGCTACGACCGCGACCCGCGCTGGATCGCGCGCAAGGCCGAGCTCTACCTGCTTCAGACCGGCCTCGCCGACACCGCCTACTTCGGCGCCGAGGCCGAATTCTTCATCTTCGACAACATCCGCTTCGATCAGAATGCTCAGAGCGGCTTCTACTTCATCGACGCCGAGGAGGGCCGCTGGAACTCCGCCCGCGAACAAAACAACCTCGGCTACCGCCCCCGGTACAAGGAAGGCTACTTCCCGCTGCCTCCCACAGATCACTACCAGAACCTGCGTGCCGAAATGGCGGAATGTCTCCAGTCCGTCGGGCTGGAGGTCGAGTGCCACCATCACGAAGTCGCCACCGGCGGCCAGGCCGAGATCGATATCCGCTACGACACCATCGTCCGTTCCGCCGACAACATGATGCTGTTCAAATACGTGGTGCGCAACGTCGCCTACCGCCGCAACAAGACCGTCACCTTCATGCCCAAGCCGCTGTTCGGCGACAACGGCAGCGGCATGCACTGCCATCAGAGCCTTTGGAAAAACGGGCAGCCCCTGTTCGCCGGCGACGGCTACGCGGGCCTCAGCCAGCTCGCCCTCTGGTACATCGGCGGACTCCTGCACCACGCGCGCGCCCTTTCGGCGATCATCGCCCCGACGACCAATTCCTACAAGCGGCTCGTGCCCGGCTACGAGGCGCCCGTCAATCTCGCCTACTCGCGGCGCAACCGCTCGGCCGCCATCCGCATCCCGATGTATTCGCCCAGCCCGAAGGCGCGCCGCATCGAGTTCCGCCCGCCGGACCCCTCGGCCAATCCCTACCTCGCCTTTGCCGCCATGCTCATGGCCGGCCTCGATGGCATCCTCAACCGCATCGACCCCGGCGAGCCGCTCGACAAGGACATCTACGACCTTTCGCCGGAAGAACTCCGCGGCGTCCCCGCCATGCCCGCCTCGCTGGACGAGGCCCTCCAATGCCTCGAACAGGACCACGAGTTCCTGCTCAAGGGCGACGTCTTCACTGAGGAACTCATCGAGACCTGGATCAATTACAAGCAGAAAAACGAGGCCGACGCCGTGCGGCTGCGCCCGCATCCGTACGAGTTCGCACTCTACTACGACATCTGA
- a CDS encoding glutamine synthetase produces the protein MPDSLREFLMLSYAELEELNLKAKEQRKNRVPVHVIQEERLKYLADERRIKAVTVLFSDLEGRLHMLDYDKKFLVKNWDNLTFDGSSIRGFTAQRESDLRLAVDWPSFYWAPADIFGPGKVLVFGLVCDKDGSQYSADIRGVLKNYAEKLYQEKKFTLNAANEIEGFLFKGVDAERTYHETKKFEYVNTGGYYHSLPGDPLRAFIDATAEAQRAMGFENEKDHPEVAPSQFEINYSYTDVVTAADQIQLYKLICRQIATKMGFTACFLPKPVVGVNGSGMHTNVSISQNGTNLFWDENGEEQLSAFGWQFVDRILTHANDICLILNSSVNAYRRLDPHYEAPNQIKASAVDRGSMIRIPIGNARSMRVEVRSVGPDANPYLVLYSLFRTGLEGEIAEMENLRQAERYLPDNIYDAIENFRKSTWTTKLLGEDVKARFADLKQASADRCPRLLGTFVKTPEVQYHHEVYNQYLWSLF, from the coding sequence ATGCCGGATTCGTTGCGTGAGTTCCTGATGCTCTCTTACGCGGAGCTGGAGGAGCTGAACCTGAAAGCCAAGGAGCAGAGGAAGAACCGCGTTCCTGTCCACGTGATCCAGGAGGAGCGGCTGAAGTATCTGGCCGACGAGCGCCGGATCAAGGCCGTGACGGTGCTCTTCAGCGACCTGGAAGGCCGCCTCCACATGCTCGACTACGACAAGAAATTCCTGGTGAAGAACTGGGACAACCTGACGTTTGACGGTTCGTCGATCCGCGGCTTCACCGCGCAACGCGAGAGCGACCTGCGGCTGGCCGTGGACTGGCCATCGTTCTACTGGGCGCCGGCCGATATTTTCGGCCCCGGCAAGGTGCTTGTGTTCGGGCTGGTCTGCGACAAGGACGGTTCGCAGTATTCGGCGGACATCCGCGGCGTGCTGAAGAACTACGCCGAGAAGCTGTACCAGGAGAAGAAGTTCACGCTGAACGCTGCCAACGAGATTGAAGGTTTCCTGTTCAAGGGCGTGGACGCGGAGCGGACCTATCACGAGACGAAGAAATTCGAGTACGTCAACACGGGCGGCTACTATCACAGCCTTCCCGGCGACCCGCTGCGCGCCTTCATCGACGCCACCGCCGAAGCGCAGCGTGCGATGGGATTCGAGAACGAAAAAGACCACCCCGAAGTGGCGCCGTCGCAGTTTGAGATCAATTACTCTTACACCGACGTTGTCACCGCGGCGGACCAGATCCAGCTCTACAAGCTGATCTGCCGCCAGATCGCGACGAAGATGGGCTTCACCGCCTGTTTCCTGCCCAAGCCGGTGGTGGGCGTCAACGGCAGCGGCATGCACACGAACGTGTCGATCAGCCAGAACGGCACGAATCTGTTCTGGGACGAGAACGGCGAGGAGCAGCTCAGCGCGTTCGGCTGGCAGTTCGTGGACCGGATTCTCACTCACGCCAACGACATCTGCCTGATCCTGAATTCCAGCGTGAACGCGTACCGGCGGCTGGATCCGCACTATGAGGCGCCGAACCAGATCAAGGCATCGGCGGTGGACCGCGGCTCGATGATCCGCATTCCGATCGGAAACGCGCGCAGCATGCGCGTGGAGGTGCGTTCGGTGGGTCCCGACGCCAATCCGTATCTTGTGCTGTACTCGCTGTTCCGCACCGGACTGGAAGGCGAGATTGCGGAGATGGAAAACCTGCGTCAGGCGGAGCGCTACCTGCCGGACAACATCTATGACGCGATTGAGAACTTCCGCAAGTCGACCTGGACGACGAAGCTGCTGGGCGAGGACGTCAAGGCCCGCTTTGCGGACCTGAAGCAGGCGAGCGCGGACCGCTGCCCGCGCCTGCTGGGCACGTTCGTCAAGACCCCTGAGGTGCAATACCACCACGAGGTCTACAACCAGTACCTGTGGAGCCTCTTCTAA
- the lipB gene encoding octanoyltransferase: protein MRSFEVRELGLVPYARAWELQRELERRRKAGEIPDQFLLLEHPHVLTLGRNGRPEHLLVSRQRLAELGIEYYEIDRGGDITYHGPGQIVGYPILDLREWKRDVVAYVRGIEETVIRALARFGIESWREPGATGVWTRAGKICAIGVHISRWVTTHGFALNWTTDLKYYQYIVPCGLPRPVTSMEALGARPGRRELHRALVEHFAEVFEYEVAPVEAGA from the coding sequence ATGCGTAGCTTCGAGGTCAGAGAGCTCGGGCTGGTTCCCTATGCGCGGGCGTGGGAACTGCAACGGGAACTTGAGCGCCGCCGCAAGGCCGGCGAGATTCCCGATCAGTTCCTCCTTCTCGAGCATCCGCACGTGTTGACTCTGGGCCGCAACGGCAGGCCGGAACACCTGCTGGTGAGCCGTCAGCGGCTGGCCGAACTCGGCATCGAGTACTACGAAATCGACCGCGGCGGCGACATCACCTATCACGGCCCGGGCCAGATCGTCGGCTATCCGATCCTCGACCTCAGGGAGTGGAAGCGCGACGTCGTGGCCTATGTGCGCGGCATCGAAGAGACCGTCATCCGCGCGCTCGCGCGCTTCGGCATCGAAAGCTGGCGCGAGCCCGGCGCCACCGGCGTGTGGACCCGCGCCGGCAAGATCTGCGCCATCGGCGTCCACATCTCGCGCTGGGTCACCACGCACGGCTTCGCCCTGAACTGGACGACCGATCTGAAATACTACCAGTACATCGTGCCCTGCGGCCTGCCGCGGCCGGTGACGTCCATGGAAGCGCTCGGCGCGCGCCCCGGACGGCGGGAGCTGCACCGCGCGCTCGTCGAACATTTCGCCGAGGTTTTTGAGTACGAAGTGGCGCCTGTTGAAGCCGGCGCCTGA
- the glnE gene encoding glutamate-ammonia-ligase adenylyltransferase — MARDFAALEAIVPPEFHSGLALLLEQSADRAFAIDRLRALHASHPAEFQQILYAPFGMQALVAVFSTSRFLAREVELHPDWLIGILSSGALHRTRLREEFDAELEDWLAGAGGVLQPLHLAAFRRKQILRIMLRDTLGFGGLAEITEELSILAESILDAVHARLRRRLESRHGPPPAGPRWQMCILAAGKLGGRELNYSSDIDLIFIHTGQGETLGPEPLPAAEFFRRLALELTQWLGQTTTEGLIYRIDLRLRPEGRHGALCPSLEAARRYYETRARDWELQMLIKVRPAAGDLGPGQELLEALQPRIYSTSLDFRAIDQMAETREKIDRKLLGRRRAPGIDVKLAPGGIRDIEFLVQCLQRLYGGRELWLRHASTLQALMRLRDKDLLSGAEASALASAYQFLRTLEHRLQLEEDRQTHWLPADPQALERVARRMPADLLGQPPSGETLWRQLHAHLEAVHALYERILSAHQAPATAAFSPPPAAPADDRPPVLRESNLLRYLDQRAPRFAAAIRRTPLEATAAVFDHFLEQLIRDDDRLRAVETGRTLASRLLNLAASSPCLAEQLARQPALLDELVPLGGESGPETGVQEETEALPDASAVRKHFRRIMFRLQAESVCLQWPVFHTLQKVSLLADSAVAACARLAAAAHGFPRCGLMTVALGRLGMMEFDLGSDADLVFILPDELAPDLPRWTRVAESIVALLASHTSDGTLFSVDTRLAPEGRSGPLVQTETACREYFRSRAEAWEGLAWMKARAVAGPVERATALLEELQQIDWRRYGQSARSRTQLREMRLRLERELGAEQPLKAGPGGWYDIDFALTWLRLRGAGLFFRVLNTPARISVLEQMGHLDSAEARFLLDAATFYRALDHALRLITGQAPAALPRSPRQLRLLGSLLRRWAPPHLCDQPLEEELAQIRARTREFFDDLFTRPSA, encoded by the coding sequence TTGGCCCGCGACTTCGCAGCCCTGGAGGCGATCGTCCCGCCGGAGTTCCACTCGGGCCTCGCCCTCCTTCTTGAACAATCCGCCGACCGCGCTTTCGCCATCGACCGCCTGCGCGCCCTCCATGCGTCGCATCCGGCCGAATTCCAGCAGATCCTCTACGCACCGTTCGGCATGCAGGCGCTGGTCGCCGTCTTCTCCACCAGCCGCTTCCTCGCCCGTGAGGTGGAACTGCACCCGGACTGGCTCATCGGAATCCTTTCTTCCGGCGCGCTGCACCGCACGCGCCTGCGCGAGGAGTTCGACGCCGAGCTCGAAGACTGGCTCGCCGGCGCAGGCGGCGTGCTCCAGCCCCTGCATCTGGCCGCCTTCCGGCGAAAACAGATTCTGCGCATCATGTTGCGGGACACGCTGGGCTTCGGCGGGCTGGCCGAGATCACCGAGGAGCTTTCGATCCTTGCCGAGTCGATCCTCGACGCCGTCCACGCGCGCCTGCGCCGCCGCCTCGAAAGTCGGCACGGCCCGCCCCCGGCCGGCCCGCGGTGGCAGATGTGCATCCTCGCCGCCGGAAAGCTCGGCGGGCGCGAGCTGAACTATTCCTCCGACATCGACCTGATCTTCATCCACACCGGCCAGGGCGAGACGCTCGGCCCGGAACCGCTGCCGGCCGCCGAGTTCTTCCGCCGCCTCGCGCTCGAGCTCACGCAATGGCTGGGCCAGACCACCACCGAAGGACTCATCTACCGCATCGACCTGCGCCTGCGCCCGGAGGGCCGCCACGGCGCGCTCTGCCCGTCACTGGAGGCTGCGCGCCGCTACTACGAGACGCGCGCCCGCGACTGGGAGCTCCAGATGCTCATCAAGGTCCGCCCCGCCGCCGGCGACCTCGGCCCCGGACAGGAGCTCCTCGAAGCGCTCCAGCCAAGGATCTATTCCACGTCGCTCGATTTCCGCGCCATCGACCAGATGGCCGAGACGCGCGAAAAGATCGACCGCAAGCTCCTCGGCCGCCGGCGCGCCCCGGGCATCGACGTCAAGCTCGCCCCCGGCGGCATCCGCGACATCGAGTTCCTCGTCCAGTGCCTCCAGCGCCTCTACGGCGGCCGCGAGCTCTGGCTGCGCCACGCCTCCACGCTTCAGGCGCTCATGCGGCTCCGCGACAAGGACCTGCTCTCCGGCGCCGAGGCCTCTGCGCTCGCCTCGGCCTACCAGTTCCTCCGCACGCTCGAACACCGTCTTCAGCTCGAAGAGGACCGCCAGACCCACTGGCTGCCGGCCGATCCCCAGGCGCTCGAGCGGGTCGCGCGCCGCATGCCGGCCGATCTGCTCGGCCAGCCCCCCTCGGGCGAAACGCTCTGGCGCCAGCTTCACGCCCATCTGGAGGCCGTCCACGCCCTCTACGAACGGATCCTCTCTGCGCATCAGGCGCCTGCGACGGCCGCCTTCTCCCCGCCTCCGGCCGCACCCGCCGACGACCGCCCTCCCGTCCTGCGCGAGTCGAACCTCCTGCGATACCTCGATCAGCGCGCGCCACGCTTTGCCGCCGCCATCCGCCGCACTCCGCTGGAGGCCACCGCCGCCGTTTTTGATCATTTCCTCGAACAGTTGATCCGGGACGACGACCGGCTCCGGGCGGTGGAAACCGGCCGCACGCTCGCCTCGCGGCTGCTCAACCTGGCCGCCTCCAGCCCCTGCCTCGCCGAGCAGCTCGCCCGCCAGCCCGCGCTGCTCGACGAGCTCGTCCCGCTCGGTGGCGAAAGCGGCCCGGAAACGGGCGTCCAGGAAGAGACCGAGGCCCTTCCGGACGCCTCCGCCGTGCGAAAACATTTCCGGCGGATCATGTTCCGGCTTCAGGCCGAAAGCGTCTGCCTCCAGTGGCCCGTCTTCCACACCCTTCAGAAGGTCTCCCTGCTGGCGGACTCGGCCGTCGCGGCCTGCGCCCGCCTGGCGGCCGCCGCTCACGGGTTCCCCCGCTGCGGGCTGATGACGGTGGCGCTGGGCCGTCTCGGCATGATGGAGTTCGACCTCGGCTCGGACGCCGATCTTGTCTTCATCCTCCCGGACGAGCTCGCGCCCGACCTGCCGCGCTGGACCCGCGTGGCCGAATCGATCGTCGCCCTGCTCGCCTCGCACACCAGCGACGGCACGCTGTTCAGCGTCGACACCCGCCTCGCCCCCGAAGGCCGCTCCGGTCCGCTGGTGCAGACCGAGACCGCCTGCCGCGAATATTTCCGCTCGCGCGCCGAGGCCTGGGAAGGCCTGGCGTGGATGAAGGCCCGCGCCGTGGCCGGGCCCGTCGAACGCGCCACCGCGTTGCTCGAAGAGCTCCAGCAGATCGACTGGCGCCGCTACGGCCAGAGCGCCCGCTCCCGCACGCAGCTGCGCGAGATGCGCCTGCGGCTGGAGCGCGAGCTGGGCGCCGAACAGCCTCTCAAGGCAGGCCCCGGCGGCTGGTATGACATCGACTTCGCGCTCACCTGGCTCCGCCTCCGCGGCGCCGGCCTCTTCTTCCGCGTGCTCAACACCCCGGCGCGCATCTCGGTGCTCGAACAGATGGGCCACCTCGACTCGGCCGAAGCCCGCTTCCTGCTCGATGCAGCCACCTTTTACCGCGCGCTCGACCACGCGCTGCGCCTCATCACCGGCCAGGCGCCGGCGGCCCTGCCGCGCTCGCCGCGGCAGCTCCGGCTGCTCGGATCGCTCCTGCGCCGCTGGGCCCCGCCGCACCTGTGCGATCAGCCCCTCGAAGAGGAGCTCGCGCAGATCCGCGCGCGCACGCGCGAGTTCTTCGACGATCTCTTCACCAGACCGTCCGCCTGA
- a CDS encoding dihydrolipoyl dehydrogenase, protein MSYDVVVIGSGPGGYSAAIRAGQYGLKTALIEKDPYLGGTCLHVGCIPTKALLHTAEVWDYFRNPAAQGIACDNPRLDYPKVLDRKNRIVMTHARGIEFLMKKNKVEVIRGYGRLLGRGRVEVLSGNESRTLEAKNIILATGSEARMLPGLEPDQKTIVTNIEILSRTEIPKSLLVIGAGAVGVEFASIFRRFGSDVTIFEMLPRLVPVEDEEVSKELERQFRKQGIACETSAKVQKVERTVGGVRVDVQLAGGKVQQYEAEMLLVAVGRKPNTENVGLENTRAELDRGYVKVDAWQRTAEPGLYAIGDIVAGTPQLAHVATMEGLVAVGHIAGRNPRPIHKNRIPGATYTEPGIGSVGLTEKQAREQGYDVRIGKFPFAGNSKASILGSHGGFVKVVADARYGEILGVHIIGPHAYELIAEAVAAMEAEATVETMMSTIHAHPTLYEAVGEAFNSVYGLAINA, encoded by the coding sequence ATGTCCTACGATGTCGTCGTCATTGGCAGCGGCCCCGGGGGCTACTCCGCCGCCATCCGGGCCGGCCAATATGGCCTGAAGACCGCACTCATCGAAAAGGACCCGTACCTGGGCGGCACCTGCCTCCATGTGGGCTGCATTCCCACCAAGGCCCTTCTCCACACGGCCGAGGTGTGGGACTACTTCCGCAACCCGGCCGCGCAGGGCATCGCCTGCGACAACCCCCGGCTGGACTACCCGAAGGTGCTCGACCGCAAGAACAGGATCGTGATGACCCACGCCAGGGGCATCGAGTTCCTGATGAAGAAGAACAAGGTCGAGGTCATCCGCGGCTACGGGCGCCTGCTCGGGCGCGGGCGCGTCGAAGTCCTCTCCGGCAACGAGTCCCGCACGCTGGAGGCGAAAAACATCATCCTCGCCACCGGCAGCGAGGCGCGCATGCTGCCGGGTCTCGAGCCGGACCAGAAGACCATCGTCACCAACATCGAGATCCTGTCGCGCACCGAGATCCCGAAAAGCCTGCTGGTGATCGGCGCCGGCGCCGTCGGCGTCGAATTCGCGTCGATCTTCCGGCGCTTCGGCAGCGACGTGACCATCTTCGAAATGCTGCCGCGGCTGGTGCCGGTGGAAGACGAAGAAGTCAGCAAGGAACTCGAACGCCAGTTCCGCAAGCAGGGCATCGCGTGCGAAACCAGCGCGAAGGTCCAGAAGGTGGAGCGCACCGTCGGCGGCGTGCGCGTGGACGTCCAGCTGGCCGGCGGCAAGGTGCAGCAGTACGAGGCCGAAATGCTGCTGGTGGCCGTGGGCCGCAAACCAAACACGGAAAATGTGGGCCTTGAAAACACCCGCGCCGAGCTCGACCGCGGCTATGTGAAAGTCGACGCCTGGCAGCGCACGGCCGAGCCCGGCCTCTATGCCATCGGCGACATCGTGGCGGGCACGCCGCAGCTGGCGCACGTGGCCACCATGGAAGGCCTGGTGGCGGTCGGACACATCGCCGGCAGGAATCCGCGTCCCATTCACAAAAACCGCATCCCCGGCGCCACCTACACCGAGCCGGGCATCGGCAGCGTCGGACTCACGGAAAAGCAGGCGCGCGAGCAGGGCTACGACGTGCGCATCGGCAAGTTCCCCTTCGCAGGCAACTCGAAAGCATCGATCCTCGGCAGCCACGGCGGTTTTGTGAAGGTCGTGGCCGACGCACGCTACGGCGAGATTCTCGGCGTGCACATCATCGGCCCGCATGCCTACGAGCTGATCGCCGAAGCCGTCGCCGCCATGGAGGCCGAAGCCACGGTGGAGACGATGATGTCGACCATTCACGCTCACCCGACGCTGTATGAAGCGGTGGGCGAGGCGTTCAACAGCGTTTACGGCCTGGCCATCAATGCGTAG